A stretch of the Mesorhizobium huakuii genome encodes the following:
- a CDS encoding aconitase X swivel domain-containing protein, with amino-acid sequence MTQSAERSGTFQLAGEAEGQALVLSRPLSFWGGIDAETGDIMDHSHPGLGQNVAGKILAMPSGRGSSSSSSVLAEAIRRGTAPAGILLERPDPILAVGAIVAEFLYGISMPLVVCEIAGIVSGDRIAIRAGVDGRAIIRAKTES; translated from the coding sequence GTGACCCAGTCGGCAGAGCGATCCGGCACTTTCCAGCTGGCCGGCGAGGCCGAGGGCCAGGCGCTGGTTCTTTCACGACCGCTCAGCTTCTGGGGCGGTATCGATGCCGAGACTGGCGACATCATGGACCATTCGCATCCTGGATTGGGCCAGAATGTCGCCGGGAAGATTCTCGCCATGCCGAGCGGGCGAGGGTCGTCGTCCTCGTCGTCGGTGCTGGCGGAGGCTATCCGCCGGGGCACGGCGCCGGCCGGGATTCTTCTGGAGCGGCCGGATCCGATCCTGGCGGTGGGCGCCATCGTTGCCGAGTTTCTCTATGGGATCAGCATGCCGCTGGTAGTGTGTGAGATTGCGGGGATTGTTTCCGGCGACAGGATAGCTATCCGCGCCGGCGTGGATGGCCGGGCGATCATAAGGGCCAAAACAGAAAGCTAG
- a CDS encoding aconitase X, protein MTLELTAQDQSMLDGEQGPSAAAAMKILVAFSNAIAAQGLLDITGAHIDGCLYHGKAGLDFVERLVEGGGRVQVPTTLNVGSFDLIHPGMVKMPAAEEVPARRLMKAHMELGCQATFTCAPYQTRFRPEFGQQIAWGESNAIVFANSVIGARTNRYGDFIDLCCAMTGRAPAWGLHLSENRRGRILFELDIAEAEPSDSLFVGVGLIIGQASGDRVPVIAGLPQPRDEDQLKALGAAAATTGAVALFHAVGITPEAGTLDEAFQGHAPDETIRIMRADIDHALARLSMVPDGTPLAAVSLGTPHFSHEEWTRLLSMLRETAPGKGIPIYVNTGRATLTRLQEEGALAGVEAFGLIPVADTCTYVTSILERLDGVVMTNSGKWAHYAPGNIGVTVAFAEMKDCIRSAAVGHVVRGAL, encoded by the coding sequence ATGACGCTTGAGCTGACCGCACAGGACCAATCCATGCTCGACGGCGAGCAAGGCCCATCCGCCGCCGCCGCCATGAAAATCCTCGTCGCCTTTTCCAACGCGATCGCCGCACAGGGCCTGCTCGACATCACGGGCGCTCATATCGATGGCTGCCTCTATCACGGCAAGGCCGGGCTCGATTTCGTCGAACGGCTGGTCGAGGGCGGCGGGCGCGTGCAGGTGCCGACGACGCTGAATGTCGGCTCGTTCGACCTCATCCATCCCGGCATGGTGAAGATGCCGGCGGCGGAAGAGGTACCGGCGCGGCGGCTGATGAAGGCGCATATGGAGCTTGGCTGCCAGGCGACCTTCACTTGCGCGCCGTATCAGACGCGGTTTCGGCCTGAATTCGGGCAACAGATCGCCTGGGGCGAATCCAATGCCATCGTATTCGCCAATTCGGTGATCGGCGCGCGCACCAACCGCTATGGCGACTTCATCGATTTGTGCTGCGCCATGACCGGACGCGCGCCGGCCTGGGGTCTGCATCTCAGCGAGAACCGGCGTGGCCGCATCCTGTTCGAACTGGACATCGCCGAGGCCGAACCAAGCGACAGCCTGTTCGTCGGCGTCGGGCTGATCATCGGGCAAGCCAGTGGCGACCGCGTTCCGGTCATCGCAGGCCTGCCGCAGCCGCGTGACGAGGACCAGTTGAAGGCGCTGGGCGCGGCGGCTGCGACAACCGGTGCCGTGGCGCTGTTCCATGCGGTCGGCATCACGCCGGAGGCCGGAACGCTCGACGAAGCGTTCCAGGGCCACGCGCCGGATGAGACGATCCGCATCATGCGGGCTGACATTGATCATGCGCTGGCCAGGCTGTCGATGGTGCCCGACGGCACGCCGCTGGCGGCCGTGTCGCTGGGCACACCGCATTTCTCGCATGAGGAGTGGACGCGCCTGTTGTCCATGCTGCGCGAGACAGCACCGGGCAAGGGCATCCCGATCTACGTCAACACCGGCCGCGCGACGCTGACGCGGCTGCAGGAGGAGGGCGCGCTTGCCGGCGTGGAGGCTTTCGGCCTGATCCCGGTTGCCGACACCTGCACCTATGTCACTTCCATCCTCGAGCGGCTCGATGGGGTTGTCATGACCAACTCCGGCAAATGGGCGCATTATGCGCCGGGCAATATCGGCGTGACCGTCGCCTTCGCCGAGATGAAGGATTGCATCCGCTCCGCCGCGGTTGGGCATGTTGTGCGGGGTGCATTGTGA
- a CDS encoding ABC transporter permease, which yields MMTTRILEGLGRLYVGLLLAFLYLPIIIMALMSFNVSPFYQLPFEWTTEWYASLWQNDQLISATWNSLEIAIITTIISVVLGSAASLALYRYDFRGKKVLQALLFPPIAIPWLITGTAMLIFFFGVGIGRGLFAILLGHVALALPYVIVVVSARLQTFAPELEEAARSLGANQWQVTMRVTLPWIMPGVIAGGLFAFAVSFDQFVVSYFLSTPGQTTLPVEIYAAIRKGFTPEINAVSTIIIVVSMALMLLTARFFKFGGEK from the coding sequence ATGATGACGACCCGCATCCTGGAAGGACTCGGCCGGCTTTACGTCGGCTTGCTGCTCGCCTTCCTCTATCTGCCCATCATCATCATGGCGCTGATGTCGTTCAACGTCTCGCCCTTCTACCAACTGCCGTTCGAGTGGACGACGGAATGGTACGCCTCGCTGTGGCAGAACGACCAGTTGATATCAGCGACCTGGAACAGCCTCGAGATCGCAATCATCACCACCATCATCAGCGTGGTGCTCGGCTCGGCAGCATCGCTGGCGCTTTATCGCTACGACTTCCGAGGCAAGAAAGTGCTGCAGGCGTTGCTCTTCCCGCCGATCGCCATTCCGTGGCTGATCACCGGCACGGCGATGCTGATCTTCTTCTTCGGCGTCGGCATCGGCCGTGGCCTGTTTGCCATCCTGCTCGGTCATGTCGCGCTAGCGCTGCCCTATGTCATCGTCGTCGTCTCGGCCCGGCTGCAGACCTTCGCGCCCGAGCTGGAAGAGGCGGCGCGCTCGCTCGGTGCCAACCAATGGCAGGTCACGATGCGCGTCACACTGCCCTGGATCATGCCGGGCGTGATTGCCGGCGGGCTGTTTGCCTTCGCTGTGTCGTTCGATCAGTTCGTCGTCTCCTACTTCCTGTCGACGCCCGGCCAGACGACGCTGCCGGTCGAAATCTACGCCGCGATCCGCAAGGGTTTTACGCCCGAGATCAATGCGGTCTCGACCATCATCATTGTCGTGTCGATGGCGCTGATGCTGCTGACGGCGCGTTTCTTCAAATTCGGCGGAGAGAAATAA
- a CDS encoding ABC transporter permease: MAAQGATASRSGLRSALPLLAPAYLWLTVAIFLPLSAMVFFSFMTDLPLSGKPWAFTLGNYAAFFSQSLYLTLLLASLRLGLEVTLWCVVIGYPAAYVLAKVLKGRSREAIFLLVILPFWSNGLVRIFSWAMVLREGGILDTALNAVLPFKINIDLMYSYPAVIIGLVHSYVPYMVLTCYLTLQAIDDSLIEAGRSLGASRLQVLKRVIIPLSMPGLVAGAALIFVPVVGSFMEPRILGGRTGTFYGTVIEDQFVAVFNWPLGAALSFILLAVVLVILAIASPVLRRAA; the protein is encoded by the coding sequence ATGGCAGCACAAGGCGCGACCGCATCGCGCAGCGGGTTGAGATCGGCGCTGCCGCTGCTGGCGCCGGCCTATCTCTGGCTGACAGTGGCGATCTTCCTGCCGCTCTCGGCCATGGTCTTCTTCTCCTTCATGACCGACCTGCCGCTGTCGGGAAAGCCGTGGGCGTTCACGCTTGGCAACTATGCCGCTTTCTTCTCGCAGAGCCTCTATCTGACGCTGCTGCTGGCCTCGCTGCGGCTTGGCCTCGAAGTGACGCTGTGGTGCGTCGTCATCGGCTATCCTGCCGCCTATGTGCTCGCCAAGGTGCTGAAGGGGCGCAGCCGCGAGGCGATTTTTCTCCTCGTCATCTTGCCCTTCTGGTCGAACGGGCTGGTGCGCATCTTCTCTTGGGCGATGGTTTTGCGCGAAGGCGGCATCCTCGACACGGCGCTCAACGCGGTGCTGCCATTCAAGATCAACATCGATCTAATGTATTCCTACCCGGCCGTCATCATCGGGCTGGTGCACTCCTACGTGCCCTACATGGTGCTGACCTGTTATCTGACCTTGCAGGCGATCGACGACTCGCTGATCGAGGCCGGGCGCTCGCTCGGCGCCTCGCGGCTGCAGGTGCTGAAGCGGGTGATCATCCCGCTGTCGATGCCGGGACTCGTGGCGGGCGCCGCGCTGATCTTCGTACCCGTCGTCGGCTCCTTCATGGAGCCACGCATTCTGGGCGGGCGTACTGGCACCTTCTACGGCACTGTGATCGAGGACCAGTTTGTCGCCGTGTTCAACTGGCCGCTCGGCGCCGCACTCTCCTTCATCCTGCTGGCCGTGGTGCTGGTCATCCTGGCGATTGCCTCGCCGGTGTTGCGGAGGGCCGCGTGA
- a CDS encoding ABC transporter substrate-binding protein — MRMPRLTALLTATAVFTTALTLAASAAEVHVLNWKGYGADEPWAVAAFEKATGNKVVNDFFNSEQEMLTKIRTNPGLYDVVMINAAFNDQAMAEKLIQPIDVSKLPNYADISKDKAGSPMLDHDGKVYGVPWVWGLTALAINEKSFDKPPTSIAEMWDPAHKGRVVIRDDAVEAVQFGAIATGQNINDIKDMDAVKTKLTSLMPQIKTFWSSENDWNQMVASNQIDIGTYWSGSADRAKTHFKLPVSLVIPREGAVAWLDAFSIPVGSKNVEGAQAFINWMIDPKFYVEWVTKVGAPVSANTKAVEALPEDAFNRKVMGDPEVAKRIQFQAPITDAQREAYLALWQQLKVDVK; from the coding sequence ATGCGCATGCCAAGACTGACTGCTCTCTTGACGGCGACCGCCGTCTTCACCACCGCACTCACGCTGGCCGCCAGTGCCGCCGAAGTGCATGTGCTCAACTGGAAAGGCTACGGCGCCGACGAACCGTGGGCGGTCGCTGCCTTCGAGAAAGCGACCGGCAACAAGGTCGTCAACGACTTCTTCAACTCCGAACAGGAAATGCTGACCAAGATCCGGACCAATCCCGGCCTCTACGACGTCGTCATGATCAACGCCGCCTTCAACGACCAGGCGATGGCAGAAAAACTGATCCAGCCGATCGATGTCTCCAAGCTGCCGAACTATGCCGACATCAGCAAGGACAAGGCCGGCTCGCCAATGCTCGACCATGACGGCAAGGTCTACGGCGTGCCGTGGGTTTGGGGGCTGACGGCGCTGGCGATCAACGAAAAATCCTTCGACAAGCCGCCGACGTCGATCGCCGAAATGTGGGATCCCGCGCATAAGGGCCGTGTCGTCATCCGCGACGACGCCGTCGAGGCGGTGCAGTTCGGCGCCATCGCCACCGGCCAGAACATCAACGACATCAAGGATATGGATGCGGTCAAGACGAAGCTCACCTCGCTGATGCCGCAGATCAAGACCTTCTGGAGCTCGGAGAACGACTGGAACCAGATGGTCGCCTCCAACCAGATCGACATCGGCACCTATTGGAGCGGCTCGGCCGACCGCGCCAAGACGCACTTCAAGCTGCCGGTTTCGCTGGTCATTCCAAGGGAAGGCGCCGTCGCCTGGCTCGACGCGTTCTCCATTCCGGTCGGCTCCAAGAATGTCGAAGGCGCACAGGCCTTCATCAACTGGATGATCGACCCGAAATTCTATGTGGAATGGGTCACCAAGGTCGGCGCGCCGGTGTCGGCCAACACCAAGGCGGTGGAAGCGTTGCCCGAGGATGCCTTCAACCGCAAGGTGATGGGCGATCCCGAGGTTGCCAAGCGCATCCAGTTCCAGGCGCCGATCACCGATGCCCAGCGCGAAGCCTATCTGGCGCTGTGGCAGCAGCTCAAGGTCGACGTGAAATAA
- a CDS encoding PfkB family carbohydrate kinase, whose translation MSGRLVNIGSAVVDYVYRIDALPAPGTEKTASSFAQLAGGGFNMMVAASRTGMTVVFGGQLGSGPNGDFLRAAFAAEGIETLTPPSPHMDSGNCVAMISSDAERTFVSWPGAESVLSLDMMAPVSVGSGDWVFTSGYTLSYAGSRDALTDWIEALPAKIPFVFDPTPIISDIPRAILSRVLARTTWLSCNTTEAAEIAGPGDVEALAARLLVDHCSQAAGVVIRSAATGCHIRLADGTAQTVAGFKVDAIDTNGAGDTHIGAFVSALARGVPPFEAARYANAAAAISVTRHGGSSAPSGAEIQTFLSQAAATGAPGQTKKAHQTA comes from the coding sequence ATGAGCGGGCGCCTCGTCAATATCGGCAGCGCGGTGGTTGACTATGTCTACCGCATTGACGCCTTGCCGGCGCCGGGCACCGAGAAGACGGCGTCGAGCTTTGCCCAGCTTGCCGGCGGCGGCTTCAACATGATGGTCGCGGCCAGCCGCACCGGCATGACAGTGGTGTTCGGCGGCCAACTCGGCAGCGGGCCGAATGGCGATTTCCTGCGCGCTGCTTTCGCCGCCGAGGGCATCGAAACGCTGACGCCACCATCGCCTCATATGGACAGCGGCAATTGCGTCGCGATGATCTCGAGCGATGCCGAACGTACTTTCGTGTCGTGGCCGGGCGCTGAAAGCGTGCTCAGCCTCGACATGATGGCGCCCGTCTCCGTCGGGTCGGGAGACTGGGTGTTCACCTCTGGCTACACGCTGAGCTATGCGGGCAGCCGCGATGCGCTGACCGACTGGATCGAGGCGCTGCCGGCAAAGATTCCCTTTGTCTTCGACCCGACGCCGATCATCTCAGACATTCCGCGTGCCATCCTGTCGCGTGTGCTTGCCCGCACCACATGGCTGAGCTGCAACACGACGGAGGCCGCCGAGATTGCCGGCCCTGGTGATGTTGAGGCTCTCGCAGCGCGGCTGCTCGTCGACCATTGTTCTCAAGCGGCCGGGGTCGTCATCCGCTCCGCCGCCACGGGCTGCCATATCCGGCTGGCCGACGGTACGGCGCAAACCGTCGCCGGGTTCAAAGTCGATGCCATCGATACCAATGGCGCCGGCGACACCCATATCGGCGCTTTCGTCAGTGCGCTGGCGCGCGGTGTGCCTCCCTTCGAGGCGGCGCGCTACGCCAATGCGGCGGCGGCCATTTCGGTGACCCGCCATGGCGGGTCGTCGGCGCCGAGCGGTGCCGAAATCCAGACATTCCTGAGCCAGGCCGCCGCGACCGGCGCGCCCGGCCAGACAAAGAAGGCCCATCAGACAGCCTGA
- a CDS encoding GntR family transcriptional regulator, translated as MKRRAVQLSPGTGKPEQIATVLEHEIRSGVLGFGDRLQSENELVQRFSVSRNTVRKGLEELSSRGLITTKVGIGSFVTFDGKPVDDSIGWSRALANAGANAETRTLRLEVIEDADLAALLEIESPFFIAVDRVRTNASDGHAISIERSRLPLSPELEDVPLRGLREGSLHQTLRGAGLIPDHGEEWVGIEMLNAEDAAILGCPQGTPFLRGRRLTRAADDRPIEYVTSLLNPAHFALHMRF; from the coding sequence ATGAAGCGACGCGCGGTTCAACTGTCTCCCGGCACGGGCAAGCCCGAGCAGATCGCGACCGTTCTGGAGCATGAAATCCGCTCCGGCGTGCTCGGCTTCGGTGACCGCCTGCAAAGCGAGAACGAGCTCGTCCAACGCTTCTCCGTCAGCCGCAACACGGTCCGCAAGGGCCTCGAGGAACTGTCCAGCCGCGGGCTGATCACCACCAAGGTCGGCATCGGCTCCTTCGTCACCTTCGACGGCAAGCCGGTCGACGATTCGATCGGCTGGTCACGGGCGCTTGCCAATGCCGGCGCCAATGCCGAGACAAGGACGCTGCGGCTGGAGGTCATCGAAGACGCTGATCTCGCTGCCTTGCTGGAGATCGAAAGTCCGTTCTTCATCGCCGTCGACCGGGTGCGCACCAATGCCAGCGATGGTCATGCGATCTCCATCGAGCGCAGCCGCCTGCCGCTGTCGCCGGAGCTGGAGGATGTGCCGCTGCGTGGCCTGCGCGAAGGGTCGCTGCACCAGACGCTGCGCGGTGCCGGCCTCATCCCCGATCATGGCGAGGAATGGGTCGGCATCGAGATGCTCAACGCCGAGGATGCGGCCATCCTCGGTTGCCCGCAAGGCACGCCCTTTCTGCGCGGTCGGCGGCTGACGCGTGCGGCCGACGACCGGCCAATCGAATATGTCACCAGCCTGCTCAATCCCGCGCATTTCGCGCTGCATATGAGGTTCTGA
- a CDS encoding sensor histidine kinase, translated as MFQPIANIEDAQTLAQAIVNTITEPFLVLDEKFRVLAASRSFYKTFEVDPAQTQGSLLYALGDGQWDIPALRLLLETIIPEKTAMDGFEVEHDFPRIGRRTMLLNARKVLYDHSSAITILLAFNDITARRVIEREKEELLKRTEDLLNQKDVLLREMEHRVANSLQIIASILLLKARSVTSEETRQHLRDAHQRVLSVAEVQRHLHTSVGIDEIDVGSYLSKLCGSLATSMVGEAQPIEVTVTTEGGRMDSQKAVSLGLIVTELVLNAIKYAFPKEKDGARIQVSYETAGSDWKLTVSDNGVGKIANDVPATGLGTAIVEALVKQLEAKVEVISDNDGTSVSVTRATFTSRVPRAA; from the coding sequence ATGTTTCAACCCATCGCGAATATCGAGGATGCGCAGACGCTGGCGCAGGCGATCGTCAACACGATCACCGAGCCGTTCCTGGTCCTCGATGAGAAATTTCGCGTGCTGGCCGCCAGCCGCTCCTTCTACAAGACATTCGAAGTCGACCCCGCGCAAACCCAGGGCTCGCTGCTCTACGCGCTCGGCGACGGCCAGTGGGATATTCCGGCCCTTCGCCTGCTGCTGGAGACGATCATTCCCGAGAAGACCGCCATGGACGGCTTCGAGGTCGAGCATGATTTCCCGCGGATCGGCCGCCGCACCATGCTGCTCAATGCCCGCAAGGTGCTTTACGACCACAGTTCAGCGATCACCATCCTTCTCGCCTTCAACGATATCACCGCCCGTCGGGTGATCGAGAGAGAGAAAGAGGAGTTGCTCAAGCGCACCGAAGATCTGCTCAACCAGAAAGACGTGCTGTTGCGCGAAATGGAGCACCGGGTTGCCAACAGCCTGCAAATCATCGCCAGCATCCTGCTGCTGAAGGCGCGCTCGGTCACTTCGGAAGAGACGCGCCAGCATCTCAGGGACGCCCATCAACGCGTCCTGTCCGTGGCCGAAGTGCAGCGCCATCTCCACACCTCGGTCGGCATCGACGAGATCGATGTCGGCTCCTACCTTTCGAAACTGTGCGGCAGCCTCGCCACTTCGATGGTTGGCGAGGCCCAGCCGATCGAAGTCACCGTTACGACCGAAGGCGGCAGGATGGATTCGCAAAAGGCAGTCAGCCTCGGACTGATCGTCACCGAACTGGTGCTCAACGCCATCAAATATGCCTTCCCCAAGGAAAAGGACGGTGCTCGGATCCAGGTGAGCTACGAGACCGCGGGCAGCGACTGGAAACTGACGGTTTCGGATAATGGCGTCGGCAAGATCGCCAACGACGTGCCGGCCACCGGCCTTGGAACAGCCATCGTGGAGGCGCTGGTGAAACAGCTCGAAGCCAAGGTGGAAGTCATCAGCGACAACGACGGCACCAGCGTCTCGGTCACCCGGGCAACGTTCACCTCACGGGTGCCGCGCGCGGCGTAA
- a CDS encoding pyridoxamine 5'-phosphate oxidase family protein, with product MNIKEMTRQDCVALLKTQRLGRLACVRDHKPYVVPVHFAFGENSIFSFSLPGRKVDWMRANPHVCLQVDDVGGVNGWRSVVVEGLFEELPKAPDPDAGMTSVERMTVPVDGDRKLAWSLLATHANWWEPGALKPGDALTHSGRHLFYQIRIEALSGRQASW from the coding sequence ATGAACATCAAGGAGATGACGCGGCAGGACTGCGTCGCCCTTTTGAAGACGCAACGCCTTGGTCGCCTGGCCTGCGTGCGTGACCATAAACCCTATGTGGTGCCGGTCCATTTCGCCTTCGGCGAGAATTCCATTTTCAGTTTCTCGCTTCCCGGCAGGAAAGTCGACTGGATGCGGGCCAACCCCCATGTCTGCCTTCAGGTCGACGATGTCGGCGGTGTCAATGGCTGGAGGAGCGTCGTGGTGGAAGGCCTGTTCGAGGAATTGCCCAAAGCGCCTGATCCGGATGCCGGCATGACCAGCGTCGAAAGGATGACCGTTCCAGTCGATGGCGACCGCAAGCTTGCCTGGTCGCTTCTTGCCACGCATGCGAATTGGTGGGAGCCGGGAGCACTGAAGCCTGGCGATGCCCTCACGCACTCGGGCCGACATCTCTTCTATCAGATCAGGATCGAGGCGCTGTCGGGAAGGCAGGCTTCCTGGTAG
- a CDS encoding DUF3309 family protein yields the protein MSLGTILIIILVIALLGGFSGLGGGPFYGTGYYGGGGLGLVLLILIVLVVLGRI from the coding sequence ATGAGTTTAGGCACCATACTCATCATCATCCTTGTCATTGCGCTGCTGGGCGGCTTCAGCGGGCTCGGCGGCGGACCTTTCTATGGAACGGGCTACTATGGCGGCGGTGGGCTCGGGCTTGTGCTGCTGATCCTCATCGTCCTTGTCGTGCTGGGGCGGATTTAG
- a CDS encoding methyltransferase family protein, with amino-acid sequence MLVDLREGFFRVCALACAGLFVYRGLHQLVEDPTRLNAALVAISEILTFTWLLLSRRPVTRDWNPLTVIVSVTASFGVALISLQPGVALVPVYFAAPLQVVALLFVIWGKISLGRSFAILPGNRGVMTGGAYRIVRHPIYAGYLAGHVLYLLSAFSFHNLAVYAVITYLQLYRILREEALLAAEPEYRAYMERVHYRLFYRIF; translated from the coding sequence ATGCTGGTCGACCTGCGCGAAGGCTTCTTTCGCGTCTGTGCGCTGGCCTGTGCGGGGCTGTTCGTCTATCGCGGCCTACATCAGCTCGTAGAGGATCCGACCCGGCTCAACGCCGCGTTGGTGGCGATTTCCGAGATACTCACTTTCACATGGCTGCTTCTGTCGCGGCGCCCGGTGACGCGTGACTGGAATCCGCTTACGGTCATCGTCTCCGTGACCGCCAGTTTCGGGGTTGCGTTGATCAGCCTCCAGCCTGGCGTTGCGCTTGTTCCCGTCTATTTCGCCGCGCCGCTGCAGGTCGTTGCGCTGTTGTTCGTCATCTGGGGCAAGATATCGCTGGGTCGTTCCTTCGCCATCCTGCCCGGCAATCGCGGCGTGATGACGGGCGGCGCCTACCGGATTGTGCGGCACCCGATCTATGCCGGCTACCTTGCCGGCCATGTGCTCTATCTGCTCTCGGCCTTTTCCTTCCACAACCTCGCGGTCTATGCGGTCATCACCTATCTGCAGCTGTATCGTATCCTGCGCGAGGAGGCCCTGCTGGCCGCCGAGCCGGAGTATCGCGCTTACATGGAGCGTGTGCACTACAGGCTGTTCTACCGGATATTCTGA
- a CDS encoding ABC transporter substrate-binding protein encodes MTDLTRRQALLLTLASGFPLIAGSNRSFAATQKVSVALDWTVNTNHIGLFVARDKGFYREAGLEVDILPYSDTGAGTLVANRVADFGINGTISLFTQKTAGADLKAVYAVVQSETGRVVFNAARSQIKSPKDLDGLTYGGFGSAWENALISTIIRHDGGKGNFETVTLGTSAYEALANGSVDFTLEVSTWEGVEAELKGIKQRSFVYADYGVPDEHTTLISSSEAYLQANPALASAFIQATRRGYQFTVDHPGEAATLLIAANKDALTNPALIEASLKALIDGHYLRAENGAIGAMDPAKMDAIGDYLFTAGILRDADGKILAQRPDFAKYFANLNLG; translated from the coding sequence ATGACTGACTTGACGCGCCGGCAGGCCTTGCTGCTCACCCTTGCCAGCGGATTTCCGCTGATCGCCGGATCGAACCGCTCCTTCGCGGCCACGCAAAAAGTCAGCGTCGCGCTGGACTGGACGGTCAACACCAACCACATCGGGCTGTTCGTCGCACGCGACAAGGGGTTTTACCGCGAGGCCGGCTTGGAGGTCGACATTCTGCCCTACAGCGATACCGGCGCCGGCACGCTGGTCGCCAACCGCGTCGCCGATTTCGGCATCAACGGCACCATCAGCCTGTTCACCCAGAAGACCGCCGGTGCCGATCTGAAGGCCGTCTATGCCGTGGTGCAGTCGGAAACCGGCCGCGTGGTCTTCAATGCGGCGCGCAGCCAGATCAAAAGCCCGAAAGATCTTGACGGCCTGACCTATGGCGGCTTCGGCAGCGCCTGGGAAAACGCGCTGATCTCGACCATCATCCGCCATGATGGCGGCAAGGGCAATTTCGAAACGGTGACGCTCGGCACATCCGCCTATGAAGCGCTGGCCAACGGTTCGGTCGACTTCACGCTCGAGGTCTCGACCTGGGAGGGCGTCGAGGCCGAACTCAAAGGCATCAAGCAGCGCAGCTTCGTCTATGCCGATTACGGCGTGCCCGACGAACACACGACGCTGATCTCGTCGAGCGAAGCGTATCTCCAGGCAAACCCGGCACTGGCGTCAGCTTTTATCCAGGCAACGCGGCGCGGCTATCAGTTCACCGTCGATCATCCCGGGGAAGCCGCCACGCTGCTGATCGCCGCCAACAAGGATGCCCTGACCAACCCGGCATTGATCGAGGCGTCGCTGAAGGCGCTGATCGACGGCCACTATCTGCGCGCAGAGAACGGCGCCATCGGCGCGATGGATCCGGCCAAGATGGACGCGATCGGCGACTACCTCTTCACCGCCGGCATCTTGCGCGATGCTGATGGTAAGATTCTGGCGCAACGCCCTGATTTCGCGAAGTATTTCGCAAATCTGAACTTGGGGTGA
- a CDS encoding ABC transporter ATP-binding protein — MSRLELRHVHKAFGGLDVLADISLSVGAGEFVSILGPSGAGKSTLFQLLTGAEHGEGEMLFDGAPLDDHGRHFAFMPQRDALMPWRRILDNATLGLEVQGVRRKAARARVAPLFAEFGLAGFERHFPAQLSGGMRQRAALLRTVVQERDMLLLDEPFGALDALTRAAMQRWLEQMWRHHRWTALLITHDVREAVFLSDRIYVLSARPARVLREIGVPLPRPRDPTGAAAQQAGALEAEILDILLNPQPSKGHDHD; from the coding sequence ATGAGCCGGCTCGAATTGCGGCATGTGCACAAAGCGTTTGGCGGGCTCGACGTGCTCGCCGATATTTCGCTCAGCGTCGGCGCCGGCGAATTCGTCTCGATCCTTGGGCCGTCGGGCGCCGGCAAGTCGACGCTGTTCCAGCTCCTGACGGGTGCCGAGCATGGCGAGGGCGAGATGTTGTTCGACGGTGCGCCGCTCGACGACCATGGCAGGCATTTCGCCTTCATGCCGCAGCGCGACGCGCTGATGCCGTGGCGGCGCATCCTCGACAACGCGACGCTCGGGCTCGAAGTGCAAGGCGTCAGACGCAAAGCGGCGCGGGCGCGTGTCGCGCCGCTGTTTGCCGAGTTCGGGCTTGCCGGCTTCGAGCGGCATTTCCCGGCACAGCTTTCGGGCGGCATGCGCCAGCGCGCGGCATTGCTGCGCACGGTGGTGCAGGAGCGCGATATGCTTTTGCTCGACGAGCCGTTCGGCGCGCTCGACGCGCTGACCCGCGCGGCCATGCAGCGCTGGCTCGAGCAGATGTGGCGGCACCATCGCTGGACCGCGCTGCTGATCACCCATGATGTGCGCGAGGCCGTGTTCCTGTCCGACCGCATCTATGTGCTGTCGGCGCGCCCGGCCCGTGTGCTGCGTGAAATCGGAGTGCCGTTGCCGCGCCCCCGCGATCCAACCGGCGCCGCCGCGCAGCAGGCCGGCGCACTCGAGGCCGAGATTCTCGACATTTTGCTCAACCCGCAACCATCCAAAGGACATGACCATGACTGA